One segment of Mycolicibacterium sp. YH-1 DNA contains the following:
- a CDS encoding amidohydrolase gives MTARSVPTVATLFHGGVIWTGTETTDALLIADGVVLAVGEQAHAQPCDAQVDLAGGFLMPSFGDGHAHPLYGGLESAGPAVRACSSVDEIVAAVGEFAAANPHEEWIVGASYDGSLVPAGLFDARWLDAAVPDRPVVLRAWDYHTFWVNSVALQRAGITADTPDPVLGEIPRRSDGSVLGTLREWGATDLVAAVMPPRDEAVRIAALSAAADYFLARGVTWVQDAWVEPADVDTYLAAAAQGALRMRFNLAFYADPRHFDTQITQFASASDRVEATKSPLLTANTVKFFADGVVENETGALLAPYCSGLHSHGMTLWEGDSLAEAARRVDDLGLQIHIHAIGDAAVRQALDAIEYVVRQNGPRDRRPVIAHAQLVDDADIGRFAELGVIPNLQPLWAQMDALMTVLTIPRLGAERADKQYRIRSLESSGAALAFGSDWPVSSGAPLDGIAVAVSRQTAEGAPEGGWTPEEIIPIEQALSSYTAGVAYQAFAESDWGRLVPGASADLVWLEGDPTRTAALDLPALRIRTTYLQGQPVYSAEQ, from the coding sequence GTGACCGCGCGTAGTGTCCCGACCGTGGCGACGTTGTTTCATGGCGGCGTGATCTGGACCGGCACCGAGACCACCGATGCGCTGCTGATTGCCGACGGCGTGGTCCTCGCGGTGGGGGAGCAGGCCCACGCGCAGCCCTGCGATGCGCAGGTCGACCTGGCCGGTGGTTTTCTGATGCCGTCCTTCGGTGACGGCCATGCCCACCCGCTCTACGGCGGGCTGGAATCCGCCGGGCCGGCGGTGCGGGCATGTTCGTCGGTGGACGAAATCGTGGCGGCAGTTGGGGAATTCGCCGCCGCCAATCCTCACGAGGAATGGATAGTCGGCGCGTCCTACGACGGCAGCCTGGTTCCCGCCGGCCTGTTCGACGCACGCTGGCTCGATGCTGCGGTACCAGACCGGCCCGTGGTGCTGCGGGCCTGGGACTACCACACCTTCTGGGTCAATTCCGTTGCGCTGCAACGAGCGGGGATCACTGCCGACACCCCCGACCCGGTGCTCGGCGAGATCCCGCGGCGGTCGGACGGATCGGTGCTCGGCACGCTGCGGGAATGGGGTGCCACCGACCTGGTCGCCGCCGTCATGCCCCCGCGTGACGAGGCAGTGCGCATCGCGGCGCTATCGGCCGCGGCCGACTACTTCCTGGCCCGCGGCGTCACCTGGGTGCAGGACGCCTGGGTTGAGCCGGCCGATGTCGACACCTACCTCGCGGCAGCCGCTCAGGGCGCATTGCGGATGCGCTTCAACCTCGCGTTCTACGCCGACCCGCGCCATTTCGACACCCAGATTACGCAGTTCGCCTCGGCCAGCGATCGCGTCGAGGCGACGAAGTCGCCCCTGCTGACAGCGAACACCGTGAAGTTCTTCGCCGACGGAGTGGTGGAGAATGAGACCGGAGCACTGCTGGCACCGTATTGCTCGGGTCTGCACAGCCACGGAATGACGCTGTGGGAGGGCGACTCGCTGGCCGAGGCCGCACGCCGCGTCGATGACCTCGGTCTCCAGATCCACATCCACGCCATCGGCGACGCCGCGGTGCGCCAGGCCCTCGACGCCATCGAGTACGTCGTTCGGCAGAACGGACCCCGTGACCGGCGCCCGGTGATCGCCCACGCTCAGCTCGTCGACGACGCCGACATCGGCCGGTTCGCCGAACTCGGTGTCATCCCGAACCTGCAGCCGCTGTGGGCTCAGATGGACGCGTTGATGACGGTGCTAACCATTCCGCGGCTCGGTGCCGAACGCGCCGACAAGCAGTACCGGATTCGGTCACTGGAATCCTCCGGTGCGGCACTGGCATTCGGCTCGGACTGGCCGGTGTCATCGGGCGCGCCGCTGGACGGAATCGCGGTCGCGGTGTCCCGGCAGACCGCCGAGGGTGCCCCGGAGGGCGGCTGGACACCCGAGGAGATCATCCCGATCGAGCAGGCGCTGTCCTCGTACACGGCCGGGGTGGCATACCAGGCATTCGCCGAATCCGACTGGGGCCGCCTGGTGCCCGGCGCCAGTGCCGACCTGGTCTGGCTCGAGGGTGATCCCACTCGGACTGCCGCGCTGGACCTTCCGGCGCTGCGGATCCGCACAACGTATCTGCAGGGCCAGCCGGTGTACTCGGCCGAACAGTGA
- a CDS encoding DDE-type integrase/transposase/recombinase: MGLTLTERRAVAETIAVRYILASKRDKGRILDELCATTGWHRNHARKALKTALAPKIVAPRSPRPVTYDEDVIAALVLCWTVLGMPAGKRLAPMLGELVGVLRHFRELTIDEDTAGLLVSMSAATIDRRLAPERAKNRLRGRVGTKPGSLLKSQIPVRTWAEWDDAVPGFVEIDLVFHDGGVRGGGHAFTLTVTDIATGWTENRSVPDRTAKCVLAALNEIARAMPFPILGVDSDNGSEFINDDLFNWCQGRQITFTRARPGNKNDGCHVEQKNWSVVRILVGYYRYDTATELLLLNEIWKLQSQLTNYFYPQQKLISKVRKGAKITKKHDKARTPFHRAIDHPDTPVARIVALTRTYSRINPAATQRQVHALTAELFTITTAKASPTDQPHVNKRARLREATTSPTRAS, encoded by the coding sequence ATGGGGTTGACATTGACTGAGCGCAGGGCGGTGGCGGAGACGATCGCTGTCCGTTACATCTTGGCGAGCAAGCGCGATAAGGGTCGGATTCTGGACGAGCTGTGCGCCACGACGGGATGGCATCGCAACCATGCTCGTAAGGCGCTGAAAACGGCGTTAGCGCCCAAGATCGTCGCCCCACGCAGTCCGCGGCCGGTGACCTACGACGAGGATGTCATCGCCGCGCTGGTGCTGTGCTGGACAGTGCTGGGGATGCCGGCCGGTAAACGGCTGGCGCCGATGCTCGGTGAGCTGGTCGGGGTCTTGCGCCATTTTCGGGAGCTGACGATCGATGAGGACACCGCCGGACTGCTGGTGTCGATGTCGGCGGCCACCATCGATCGCCGGCTGGCCCCTGAACGGGCGAAGAACCGGCTTCGGGGACGTGTCGGTACCAAGCCGGGATCGCTGCTCAAAAGTCAGATCCCGGTGCGCACGTGGGCCGAATGGGACGATGCGGTGCCGGGCTTCGTGGAGATCGATCTGGTCTTCCACGACGGCGGCGTCCGGGGCGGAGGCCATGCGTTCACCCTCACCGTCACCGATATCGCCACCGGTTGGACCGAGAACCGCTCCGTGCCCGACAGGACCGCCAAATGCGTGCTTGCCGCGCTCAACGAGATCGCCCGTGCGATGCCGTTTCCGATCTTGGGTGTGGATTCTGACAACGGGTCGGAGTTCATCAACGACGACCTGTTCAACTGGTGTCAGGGACGTCAGATCACCTTCACGCGGGCGCGACCGGGCAACAAGAATGATGGCTGCCACGTGGAGCAGAAGAACTGGTCAGTGGTGCGCATACTGGTGGGCTACTACCGTTACGACACCGCCACAGAACTGTTGTTACTCAACGAGATCTGGAAGCTGCAATCCCAGCTGACCAACTACTTCTACCCGCAACAGAAACTGATCTCCAAGGTCCGCAAAGGCGCCAAGATCACCAAGAAACACGACAAAGCGAGAACCCCGTTCCACCGGGCGATCGACCACCCAGACACACCTGTCGCACGCATCGTGGCACTCACCCGGACCTACTCGCGGATCAACCCCGCAGCCACCCAACGCCAGGTACACGCACTGACCGCCGAACTGTTCACCATCACCACCGCCAAGGCCAGCCCCACCGACCAACCCCACGTCAACAAGCGCGCACGATTACGTGAGGCAACGACTAGCCCTACGCGCGCATCTTGA
- a CDS encoding IclR family transcriptional regulator: MQRSSNGSASDAATSMVARVALIMNSFDDPGQLLRLDQVVIRTGLPRSSVHRILTQLHASGLLQHRADGYRLAAPSLPVTRMVDHSQLRGVASRVLDRLQADTGLVVHLGVLLGADVVYLDKVSGGSGTVVPTRVAGHTPAHASALGKAMLALLAAEEVDTIVGDPLRKCTPATIADLPTLHQELARIRSRHGLAYDDQELAVGLSSVAAPIAMADGELAGLSLTGAVPIHRLQRMAPFLTRAARGISERIGSTEFALARNQADSVTVTDDMLSRVLRTLSSDDWV; the protein is encoded by the coding sequence TTGCAGCGGTCCTCGAACGGCAGCGCATCAGACGCGGCGACGTCGATGGTGGCTCGGGTCGCGCTGATCATGAACTCGTTCGACGATCCCGGTCAGCTGCTCCGACTGGACCAGGTCGTCATTCGCACCGGGCTGCCCCGCTCGTCGGTCCATCGCATCCTCACCCAGTTGCATGCGTCCGGGCTGCTGCAGCACCGCGCGGACGGATACCGCCTCGCGGCCCCGTCGCTGCCGGTGACCCGCATGGTGGACCATTCACAGTTGCGTGGCGTGGCGTCCCGCGTGCTCGACCGACTCCAGGCCGACACCGGGCTCGTGGTTCACCTAGGCGTGCTCCTCGGGGCCGATGTCGTCTACCTCGACAAGGTGTCCGGGGGCAGTGGCACCGTGGTGCCGACACGCGTCGCCGGGCACACGCCGGCACACGCCAGCGCGTTGGGCAAGGCGATGCTGGCGCTGCTTGCCGCCGAGGAGGTGGACACGATAGTCGGTGACCCGCTTCGCAAGTGCACTCCGGCAACGATCGCCGACCTGCCCACATTGCATCAGGAGCTGGCACGGATCAGATCCCGGCACGGACTCGCCTACGACGACCAGGAACTCGCCGTCGGCCTGTCCAGCGTCGCGGCCCCGATCGCAATGGCGGACGGTGAGTTGGCGGGCCTCTCGCTCACCGGCGCGGTACCCATCCACCGTCTACAACGAATGGCGCCGTTCCTCACGCGCGCCGCGAGGGGCATATCGGAGCGCATCGGCAGCACCGAATTCGCCTTGGCACGCAATCAGGCCGACTCCGTGACAGTCACCGACGACATGTTGTCCCGGGTGCTTCGCACGTTGTCCTCCGACGACTGGGTGTAG
- a CDS encoding transposase: MKADSLLVVATPGGIEVSRVAAPKSLTAAQARLRLLQRRAARQHGPYDPATRTKQAPSKRWRRTQARIGRTHAHAAAVRRDVLHKATTALAQQHQVVVVETLSCSGMRSKGGARKHGLNRALADAALAEIRRMLAYKTRWYGGHLVAADRFYPSSKTCSACGRRKPNLTLAERIFECDGCGTRIDRDLGAAINLARLGEPLWGENSPTGSGPVAGRGATRETEPAPAGEAAGDETSTPHHHPVDQSGTASPQGEAAQWASALTFAP, encoded by the coding sequence GTGAAGGCCGACAGCCTGTTGGTGGTGGCCACCCCGGGTGGCATCGAGGTCAGCCGTGTCGCGGCACCGAAGTCGTTGACCGCGGCGCAGGCTCGGCTGCGCTTACTGCAACGCCGTGCGGCCCGCCAGCACGGACCCTATGACCCGGCGACGCGGACCAAGCAGGCGCCCTCGAAGCGGTGGCGACGCACGCAGGCCCGGATCGGCCGCACCCACGCCCACGCCGCCGCGGTGCGCCGTGATGTGCTGCACAAGGCCACCACCGCGCTGGCCCAGCAGCACCAGGTGGTCGTGGTGGAGACGCTCAGCTGCTCTGGGATGCGGTCCAAAGGTGGTGCCCGCAAACACGGCCTCAACCGGGCGTTGGCCGATGCCGCCCTTGCTGAGATCCGCCGGATGCTGGCCTACAAGACCCGTTGGTACGGCGGTCATTTGGTGGCCGCTGACCGGTTCTACCCGTCATCGAAGACCTGCTCGGCGTGTGGGAGGCGAAAGCCAAACCTCACTCTCGCCGAGCGGATCTTCGAATGCGACGGGTGCGGCACACGGATCGATCGTGATCTGGGCGCCGCGATCAACCTCGCCCGACTCGGCGAACCCCTCTGGGGTGAAAACAGTCCCACCGGGAGTGGCCCGGTGGCGGGACGTGGAGCCACGCGTGAGACCGAACCCGCGCCAGCGGGCGAGGCAGCAGGCGACGAAACGTCAACCCCGCACCACCACCCTGTGGATCAGTCGGGGACCGCCTCACCGCAAGGCGAGGCTGCCCAGTGGGCGAGCGCACTCACATTCGCTCCATGA
- a CDS encoding helix-turn-helix domain-containing protein produces MARFEVRDGSVVQAYRFALDPTPSQARALASHAGGARFARNHMLALVKAVMDQRRAERSYGIDEPELTPVLGWSLPALRKVWNQRKNACAPWWGENSKEAYNTGLDSLARALDAWSKSRTGQRAGKPIGFPRFKTARSGRSVRFTTGTIRVEPDRHHVTLPRLATIRTHESTRKLARRLEAGSARILSATVTQDSAGRWYCSFHTLVASKSRPAHAARSPHPVVGVDVGVTCCLTSRCARRASRCLT; encoded by the coding sequence ATGGCTAGGTTCGAGGTGCGTGATGGGTCGGTGGTGCAGGCATATCGCTTCGCGTTGGATCCGACACCATCGCAGGCGCGAGCATTGGCGTCACACGCCGGCGGCGCCCGGTTCGCACGCAATCACATGCTGGCCCTGGTGAAAGCCGTGATGGACCAGCGTCGCGCCGAACGCAGCTACGGCATCGACGAGCCAGAGCTGACACCGGTCCTGGGATGGTCGCTACCGGCGCTACGCAAAGTGTGGAATCAGCGCAAGAACGCATGTGCTCCGTGGTGGGGTGAGAACTCCAAGGAGGCCTACAACACCGGTCTGGACAGCCTGGCCCGGGCCCTGGACGCTTGGTCGAAATCCCGTACGGGGCAACGCGCGGGAAAGCCCATCGGGTTTCCCCGCTTCAAGACTGCCCGGTCCGGCCGGTCGGTGCGGTTCACTACCGGCACCATCCGCGTCGAGCCCGATCGCCACCATGTGACCCTGCCCCGGCTCGCAACGATCCGGACACATGAGTCGACACGCAAGCTGGCCCGCCGCCTCGAGGCCGGCTCAGCGCGGATCCTGTCGGCCACCGTGACCCAGGACAGCGCCGGCCGCTGGTATTGCTCGTTTCACACCCTGGTGGCATCTAAGTCGCGACCTGCGCACGCGGCGCGCTCACCGCACCCGGTGGTCGGTGTCGACGTCGGGGTGACCTGTTGCCTCACGTCAAGATGCGCGCGTAGGGCTAGTCGTTGCCTCACGTAA
- a CDS encoding TetR/AcrR family transcriptional regulator C-terminal domain-containing protein: MGRPSVPILSTDRITCAAMDLVNSGGGFTIPELARKLKVSPSSLYNHVSGREQIIELLRERAMSDVALPDTESDRPWADVVAEIMRSYRRSYARFPRLIPLLTAYPVNSHQAVAMYNALAVTLARAGFGADDTLRIITMIDCFVLGSALDVAAPEAPWASGPDVGPELTAALATGSARADRADDAFEFGLAVLLRGLGPYTAAARREPA; this comes from the coding sequence ATGGGACGCCCATCGGTGCCGATCCTGTCCACGGACCGGATCACTTGCGCGGCAATGGATCTCGTGAACTCCGGCGGCGGGTTCACCATTCCGGAGCTGGCCCGCAAGCTCAAGGTCAGCCCGTCGTCGCTGTACAACCACGTTTCCGGACGCGAGCAGATCATCGAGCTGCTGCGCGAGAGGGCCATGAGTGACGTCGCGCTCCCCGACACCGAATCCGACCGGCCCTGGGCCGATGTCGTCGCCGAGATCATGCGCTCTTACCGGCGCAGCTACGCCCGTTTTCCGCGGCTGATTCCGCTGCTCACCGCCTATCCGGTCAACAGCCACCAAGCCGTCGCCATGTACAACGCGCTGGCCGTCACGCTGGCCCGGGCCGGGTTCGGTGCTGACGACACGCTGCGCATCATCACCATGATCGACTGCTTCGTGCTCGGCTCGGCGCTCGACGTGGCCGCCCCGGAGGCCCCCTGGGCGTCCGGACCCGACGTGGGGCCTGAGCTCACCGCCGCGCTGGCCACCGGGTCCGCCAGGGCCGACCGCGCCGACGACGCCTTCGAGTTCGGCCTCGCCGTGCTGCTGCGGGGCCTGGGGCCCTACACCGCCGCAGCCAGGCGGGAGCCGGCGTAA
- a CDS encoding nitrilase-related carbon-nitrogen hydrolase — translation MLMLSATAAEPLSRSTVSQRPPLRVGLVQHRWRDDAAELARVLREGIDRAAGAGARAVFLPEITLLRYPADTPAGPNPGDHAEDLTGGPTFALAAEAARANGVFVHASLYEKAPAADGLGYNTAILVSPAGDLVARTRKMHIPISAGYYEDTYFRAGPADGDPYPVYKPDGLDARIGMPTCWDEWFPEVARNYSLGGAEIVVYPTAIGSEPVFPAFDTQPLWQQVIVANGINSGLFMVVPNRTGDEGALSFYGSSFISDPYGRVLVQAPRDEEAVLVADLDLDQRRDWLELFPFLLTRRPDSYGALHAPVDATRPYGEGHDATAVVK, via the coding sequence ATGCTCATGTTGTCTGCCACGGCCGCCGAACCGCTGTCCCGCTCGACGGTGTCTCAGCGGCCCCCGCTGCGGGTCGGGCTGGTGCAGCACCGCTGGCGCGACGATGCCGCCGAGCTGGCCCGGGTCCTGCGCGAAGGCATCGACCGGGCCGCCGGTGCAGGTGCACGCGCGGTGTTCCTGCCGGAGATCACCCTGCTGCGCTATCCGGCGGACACTCCGGCCGGGCCGAACCCGGGGGATCACGCCGAGGACCTGACCGGTGGTCCGACGTTCGCGCTCGCGGCCGAGGCGGCCCGGGCCAACGGCGTCTTCGTGCACGCATCGCTGTACGAGAAGGCGCCGGCAGCCGACGGCCTGGGCTACAACACCGCGATCCTGGTGTCCCCGGCCGGTGACCTGGTGGCCCGAACCCGCAAGATGCACATCCCGATCTCGGCCGGCTATTACGAGGACACCTACTTCCGGGCCGGTCCCGCGGACGGCGATCCCTACCCCGTGTACAAACCAGACGGCCTGGACGCCCGGATTGGCATGCCGACCTGCTGGGATGAATGGTTCCCCGAGGTGGCCCGCAACTACTCGCTGGGCGGTGCCGAGATCGTGGTCTATCCGACGGCGATCGGGTCCGAGCCGGTGTTCCCCGCCTTCGACACCCAGCCGCTGTGGCAGCAGGTGATCGTCGCCAACGGCATCAACAGCGGATTGTTCATGGTCGTGCCCAACCGCACCGGCGACGAGGGCGCGCTGTCGTTCTACGGTTCGTCGTTCATCTCCGACCCGTACGGCCGGGTGCTGGTGCAGGCGCCGCGCGACGAGGAGGCCGTGCTGGTCGCCGACCTCGACCTGGACCAGCGCCGCGACTGGCTGGAGCTGTTCCCGTTCCTGCTGACCCGCAGGCCCGACAGTTACGGTGCGCTGCACGCACCGGTGGACGCGACCCGGCCCTACGGCGAAGGCCACGACGCCACGGCGGTCGTCAAGTGA
- a CDS encoding agmatine/peptidylarginine deiminase, protein MPAEGAPQDRVWMAFPSAGYSLGDTEEARHQARSTWAAVAHAIAQFEPVTMLVDPDEIGAAKRYVSQDIEIVEAPLNDAWMRDIGPTFVHADDGSVAAVDWVFNGWGAQDWARWDRDAKIGATVAELAGVPVVDSPLVNEGGGIQVDGEGTVLVTETVQLDPGRNPGLSRADVEAELARTVGAAKVVWLPRGLTRDSQRFGTRGHVDIVAAITAPGRLLLHTQTADEHPDTLVCKEIRSTLEGAYGFDIVEMPAPTILADGDGYVDYSYINHLVVNGGVIACSFDDPRDADAAAILAEQYPGRSVVSVDARPLFERGGGIHCITQQQPSPINRAERV, encoded by the coding sequence ATGCCCGCCGAGGGCGCCCCGCAGGACCGAGTGTGGATGGCCTTTCCCAGTGCGGGCTACTCGCTCGGAGATACCGAAGAGGCCCGACATCAGGCACGGTCCACCTGGGCAGCGGTGGCCCACGCCATCGCACAGTTCGAGCCGGTGACCATGCTCGTCGACCCGGACGAGATCGGTGCCGCGAAACGCTATGTGTCCCAAGACATCGAGATAGTCGAGGCACCGCTGAATGACGCCTGGATGCGGGATATCGGGCCGACGTTCGTGCACGCTGACGACGGGTCGGTGGCCGCGGTCGACTGGGTGTTCAACGGCTGGGGCGCCCAGGACTGGGCGCGCTGGGACCGCGACGCCAAGATAGGCGCAACGGTGGCCGAGCTCGCCGGCGTCCCGGTGGTGGATTCGCCACTTGTCAACGAGGGCGGTGGTATTCAGGTCGACGGAGAGGGCACCGTGCTGGTCACCGAGACCGTCCAACTGGACCCCGGCCGCAATCCCGGCCTGTCCAGAGCCGATGTCGAGGCCGAATTGGCCCGCACCGTTGGCGCCGCAAAGGTGGTCTGGTTGCCGCGCGGGCTGACCCGTGACTCGCAGCGCTTCGGCACCCGCGGCCATGTCGACATCGTCGCGGCGATCACAGCTCCCGGGCGGCTGCTGCTTCACACCCAAACCGCTGATGAACACCCGGACACCTTGGTTTGCAAGGAGATTCGTTCAACACTGGAAGGCGCGTACGGTTTCGATATTGTGGAGATGCCTGCCCCGACCATCCTCGCCGACGGCGACGGATACGTCGACTACAGCTACATCAACCACCTGGTGGTCAACGGCGGGGTGATCGCCTGCAGCTTCGATGATCCGCGGGACGCCGATGCCGCGGCGATCCTCGCCGAGCAGTACCCGGGCCGCTCCGTGGTATCGGTCGACGCCCGGCCGCTGTTCGAACGTGGTGGCGGAATCCACTGCATAACACAGCAGCAACCATCGCCGATAAACCGCGCGGAGCGCGTGTGA
- a CDS encoding acyl-CoA dehydrogenase family protein has product MTETMSQSVLAAVRSLLPSIAAAAADVDRHGAVDPQVIARLHDAGYFAMLQPKPFGGLEAEPEDYLTATRELSAACMSTGWLAGWLGVNSWGLSVRDQRALEEIWGADPRALLCSSYAPTGRLERTDRGYWLSGRWSRCTGANHASWMSAAALRVGPDGAAQDFMAVLVPRTDYVVEPIWNGLGLRGIGADDVVVSGAFVPEHRTFSWLNLTLDAHVPALDRLPQPTLYTLAGTMPLLGAAQRMLAARLPAASTPLSALAMAHTDVELSLQQIRRNVGDLMDCARGGGYPDAELMLRTRRDQVMASDRAVRAISAVMQSPGHEADEVLMERVWRDVATARMHVSSNVEQVLSVVGRFAFGLTVDDLIW; this is encoded by the coding sequence ATGACGGAGACTATGTCGCAATCCGTGCTGGCCGCGGTTCGCTCACTGCTGCCCTCGATCGCCGCTGCCGCGGCCGATGTCGATCGCCACGGCGCCGTCGATCCGCAGGTTATCGCGAGACTGCACGACGCGGGTTACTTCGCGATGCTGCAGCCCAAGCCGTTCGGCGGTCTGGAGGCTGAGCCCGAGGACTATTTGACGGCTACCCGCGAACTGTCGGCAGCCTGCATGTCCACCGGCTGGTTGGCCGGATGGCTCGGGGTGAACAGTTGGGGCCTGTCCGTGCGTGATCAGCGCGCGCTGGAGGAGATCTGGGGTGCAGACCCCCGGGCTCTGCTGTGTTCGTCCTACGCACCGACCGGACGACTCGAGCGCACGGACCGTGGTTACTGGCTGTCCGGTCGGTGGAGTCGCTGCACAGGCGCCAACCACGCCTCGTGGATGAGCGCGGCAGCATTGCGCGTCGGACCAGACGGCGCCGCCCAGGACTTCATGGCGGTCCTCGTGCCGCGCACCGACTATGTCGTCGAACCGATCTGGAATGGACTGGGGCTGCGTGGAATCGGTGCCGACGACGTCGTCGTCTCCGGAGCCTTTGTGCCCGAACACCGCACGTTCAGCTGGCTCAACCTGACCCTGGACGCCCACGTGCCTGCACTGGACCGACTTCCGCAACCGACGCTGTACACGCTGGCCGGGACTATGCCGCTGCTCGGCGCGGCGCAACGGATGCTGGCGGCTCGACTGCCGGCAGCATCGACGCCGCTGAGCGCGCTGGCCATGGCCCACACCGATGTCGAGCTGTCGTTGCAGCAGATCCGGCGCAACGTGGGCGATCTCATGGACTGCGCTCGCGGAGGCGGCTATCCGGACGCCGAGCTGATGCTGCGAACGCGTCGGGACCAGGTGATGGCCTCTGATCGTGCCGTGCGGGCCATCAGCGCGGTCATGCAGAGTCCGGGCCACGAGGCCGACGAGGTACTGATGGAACGTGTGTGGCGCGATGTGGCGACGGCCCGCATGCACGTCTCGAGCAATGTTGAGCAGGTGCTGTCAGTGGTGGGCCGGTTCGCCTTCGGCCTCACGGTCGACGATCTCATCTGGTGA